One Drosophila yakuba strain Tai18E2 chromosome 4, Prin_Dyak_Tai18E2_2.1, whole genome shotgun sequence genomic window carries:
- the LOC6523697 gene encoding polyamine-transporting ATPase 13A3 isoform X4 — protein MKVCGYRRSILRTGFCWACIFLTCGLLRLVLHWWRHLYLFATCSQCSLEEAEQVLVTEDYQGKHKMYHVNQIEVLNSSNLKTLLEKEQQTTESTHIGCDHVENVLQLSVHFSSAQFNRCSSLRIFRCKQLVYAWNNNINSFQRINGLDLNIPCSYYHQQRGLTLNEQISRRIVFGDNEITIPLRDLKTLLFLEVLNPFYVFQLFSVILWFTYDYYYYACVILLMSIFGITVSVLQTKKNQDVLQKTVYNTGNALVVDHKGMSKELPTRAIVPGDIIEIPSSGCTLHCDAILLSGNCILDESMLTGESVPVTKTPLPSKRDLIFDKTEHARHTLFCGTKVIQTRYIGSKKVLAFVINTGNITAKGELIRSILYPPPVDYKFEEDSYKFIQFLAIIACLGFIYTLVTKILRGTDPVKIAVESLDLITIVVPPALPAAMTVGRFYAQKRLKTSEIFCISPRSINVAGSINCCCFDKTGTLTEDGLDMWGVVPKSSTNQFQIPLKNLVRLPYDHFLFGMVTCHSITIVNGRMMGDPLDLKMFQSTGWKLEDSNNIPDTEKYGILYPTILRQPRVCLSEMAEPDSVSKSEIKRQSSVDDLLATVGISPAQKNFDHGIVREFPFTSALQRMSVVTRCLSDHVFNVYCKGSPEMLEKLCTTESLPDNYSQQLSEFANKGYRIIAIAFKALAPKMNYTKVQRLSREEVESNLEFLGFVILENRLKPDTTKVINALTSAKIRTIMITGDNILTAISVARDCGIVSASQAVITVHADPLGDSAIFQPNTTAPGAECNVDNGSHKHYKLQYTLDLGSKTSRAYLFKSSLNSNIFGRETPEFRANIAKTIFRMESTNSLVNESSSSYAESVLPTSDSLASVKTTDTWTHNEAAEVDAEIGIKHLQDESWRQQYIFAMDGKTWQIVKDHFPEEMEILLTRGSIYARMSPDQKQALVIELQNLDYCVAMCGDGANDCGALKVAHAGISLSETEASIASPFTSRNPTISAVLKVIKEGRAALVTSFGIFKYMAAYSLVQFISVMILYSIDSNLTDKQYLYVDLGLISIFAFFFGKTESFDGNLVEQVPLSSLISSTPLASLLLHLSVVTGFQVTCWIHLHQQQWFKPFKSADEDHLGCYENYTMFCMSSFQYIILAFVFSKGAPYRKPLWSNWPLCLAFIVNLCIIVYLVVYPSDWVTTFFQLIVPPTRFRYIMLAYGAAAFICHIFVESFLVEYLVFKKYQVQREKNWVTSKQKYMRLEHDISNIKNWPPIADVYEPNNFTDWETEQPTYVSLHAEQNHDTQLGKFPGFS, from the exons ATGAAAGTATGCGGTTATCGTCGCTCCATATTGCGAACTGGTTTTTGCTGGGCATGTATCTTCTTAACTTGTGGTCTATTGCGCCTCGTGTTACATTGGTGGcgtcatttatatttatttgccacttGCTCTCAATGTTCATTGGAGGAGGCAGAACAGGTTTTGGTAACCGAGGATTATCAAGGAAAGCACAAAATGTACCACGTAAATCAAATTGAAGTCCTAAACTCAAGCAACCTTAA GACACTATTGGAAAAGGAACAGCAGACCACAGAAAGCACACATATAGGATGCGATCATGTAGAAAACGTCTTGCAACTGTCTGTTCATTTTAGCTCGGCGCAATTCAATA GATGCTCATCACTACGAATATTTCGCTGCAAGCAATTAGTCTATGCAtggaataataatataaatagttttcaaAGGATAAATGGTCTCGACCTAAATATTCCGTGTTCATATTATCACCAACAGCGTGGATTAACTTTAAATGAACAGATATCAAGACGAATTGTTTTTGGAGACAATGAGATAACTATACCATTGCGAGATTTGAAGACATTGCTGTTCTTAGAAGTACTTAACCCTTTCTAcgtttttcaattattttctgtAATTCTGTGGTTTACATATGATTATTACTACTATGCTTGCGTAATACTCCTGATGTCAATTTTTGGTATAactgtttctgttttgcaAACGAAAAAG aATCAGGATGTGCTCCAAAAAACAGTATACAACACTGGTAATGCTTTGGTTGTTGATCATAAAGGAATGTCCAAGGAGCTTCCAACGCGAGCGATAGTACCTGGGGATATCATTGAAATACCATCATCAGGTTGTACGCTGCATTGCGATGCCATCTTATTATCTGGAAACTGCATTCTAGATGAGTCTATGCTTACTGGTGAAAGTGTACCAGTGACCAAAACTCCTTTACCGTCGAAACGTGACttgatttttgataaaacAGAGCATGCCAGACATACACTTTTTTGTGGCACAAAGGTTATTCAGACTCGTTATATTGGCTCCAAAAAAGTATTGGCATTTGTAATAAACACAGGAAACATAACGGCAAAAGGAGAGCTTATACGTTCTATTCTGTATCCCCCTCCTGTTGACTACAAGTTTGAAGAGGATTCGTACAAATTTATCCAGTTTCTGGCAATAATTGCATGTTTGGGATTTATTTATACGCTTGTTACTAAA ATCTTGCGTGGAACGGATCCTGTTAAAATAGCAGTTGAATCACTGGACCTTATCACAATTGTAGTCCCACCAGCACTTCCAGCAGCTATGACAGTCGGTCGATTTTATGCACAAAAACGGCTAAAGACTagtgaaatattttgcatttctcCTAGATCTATAAATGTGGCAGGAAGcataaattgttgttgctttgaTAAG ACTGGTACTCTTACTGAAGATGGACTTGATATGTGGGGTGTTGTGCCCAAATCATCAActaatcaatttcaaattcctttaaaaaatttggTCCGATTGCCATACGATCACTTCCTTTTCGGTATGGTAACGTGTCATTCTATAACAATAGTAAACGGCAGAATGATGGGCGACCCCTTGGATCTAAAAATGTTTCAGTCTACAGGTTGGAAACTAGAAGATTCAAATAACATACCTGACACTGAAAAATATGGTATTCTTTATCCAACAATTTTAAGACAGCCTAGAGTTTGCCTTTCTGAAATGGCTGAACCAGACTCGGTATCTAAGAGTGAAATTAAGCGACAATCATCTGTAGACGATTTACTGGCCACTGTTGGAATCTCGCCAGCTCAAAAGAATTTTGATCATGGTATCGTAAGAGAATTTCCATTTACTTCAGCTCTTCAGCGGATGTCTGTGGTTACTCGTTGTCTTAGTGACCATGTATTCAATGTTTATTGCAAAGGTTCTCCTGAGATGTTAGAAAAACTGTGTACAACAGAAAGTTTACCAGATAATTATTCGCAACAACTATCAGAGTTCGCAAATAAAGGATACCGAATTATTGCCATTGCATTTAAAGCTCTTGCCCCCAAGATGAACTATACAAAAGTACAGCGGTTATCTCGGGAAGAGGTTGAAAGCAACTTGGAATTTTTAGGTTTTGTTATCCTTGAGAATCGCCTTAAACCAGATACTACTAAAGTTATAAATGCGCTTACCTCAGCCAAAATTCGAACTATAATGATAACTGGCGATAATATTTTAACTGCAATAAGCGTAGCTCGCGATTGTGGCATAGTGAGTGCCTCGCAAGCAGTTATAACAGTGCATGCAGATCCGCTTGGTGACAGTGCAATTTTTCAACCTAATACCACTGCGCCCGGTGCAGAATGTAATGTCGACAATGGTTCACATAAACACTACAAGTTGCAATACACTTTAGATTTGGGTAGCAAGACATCTCGGGCATATCTATTCAAATCAAGTTTAAATAGTAACATTTTTGGTCGAGAAACACCTGAGTTCAGGGCGAACATCGCAAAAACTATTTTTCGTATGGAGTCGACGAATTCATTAGTTAACGAATCGAGCTCCAGTTATGCAGAAAGCGTTTTGCCGACAAGTGATAGTTTGGCCAGTGTAAAAACTACAGACACTTGGACCCACAATGAGGCAGCAGAAGTTGATGCTGAAATTGGAATAAAACACTTACAAGACGAAAGCTGGCGCCAACAATACATATTTGCAATGGATGGTAAAACCTGGCAAATTGTAAAAGATCACTTTCCGGAGGAAATGGAGATTCTATTAACACGGGGTTCTATTTACGCCCGAATGTCGCCAGATCAAAAACAGGCACTGGTTATAGAACTTCAAAATTTGGACTATTGCGTTGCCATGTGCGGTGACGGCGCCAATGACTGTGGTGCGCTGAAGGTGGCTCATGCTGGTATTTCCTTAAGCGAGACTGAAGCATCTATTGCGTCGCCCTTTACTTCACGAAATCCAACAATTTCGGCGGTTTTAAAAGTCATTAAGGAAGGCCGCGCTGCGTTGGTCACATCGTTTGGTATTTTCAAGTATATGGCGGCCTATTCGTTAGTTCAGTTTATATCTGTTATGATTTTATATTCCATCGACTCCAATCTGACGGACAAGCAGTATCTTTATGTCGATCTTGGACTAATATCGATATTTGCCTTCTTTTTTGGTAAAACGGAATCGTTTGATGGAAACCTGGTGGAACAAGTGCCGCTCAGTTCTTTAATATCATCCACGCCATTAGCATCACTTTTACTACATCTTTCTGTTGTAACAGGATTCCAGGTGACTt GTTGGATTCATCTGCATCAACAGCAGTGGTTTAAACCTTTCAAGTCTGCGGATGAAGATCATTTAGGTTGCTATGAAAACTACACAATGTTTTGCATGTCCAGTTTCCAGTATATTATActagcttttgttttctccAAGGGTGCACCGTACAGAAAACCACTGTGGTCGAATTGGCCACTTTGTTTAGCatttattgtaaatttgtGCATTATTGTCTATTTGGTTGTGTACCCCAGCGATTGGGTTACCACCTTTTTTCAACTTATTGTACCTCCTACTAGATTTCGATACATTATGCTTGCTTACGGAGCAGCAGCATTTATTTGCCATATTTTTGTCGAGTCATTTTTGGTTGAATATCTGGTGTTCAAAAAATACCAAGTACAGCGAGAAAAGAATTGGGTCACGTCGAAACAAAAATACATGCGTCTAGAGCATGACAtatcaaatataaaaaactgGCCACCTATAGCTGATGTTTATGAACCAAATAATTTTACCGACTGGGAAACAGAACAGCCCACTTATGTGAGTTTGCACGCTGAACAAAACCATGATACCCAGCTTGGCAAATTTCCGGGATTTTCTTAA
- the LOC6523697 gene encoding polyamine-transporting ATPase 13A3 isoform X3, which produces MTDHKGSKDSNPCTGLLNPDQQDQMKVCGYRRSILRTGFCWACIFLTCGLLRLVLHWWRHLYLFATCSQCSLEEAEQVLVTEDYQGKHKMYHVNQIEVLNSSNLKTLLEKEQQTTESTHIGCDHVENVLQLSVHFSSAQFNRCSSLRIFRCKQLVYAWNNNINSFQRINGLDLNIPCSYYHQQRGLTLNEQISRRIVFGDNEITIPLRDLKTLLFLEVLNPFYVFQLFSVILWFTYDYYYYACVILLMSIFGITVSVLQTKKNQDVLQKTVYNTGNALVVDHKGMSKELPTRAIVPGDIIEIPSSGCTLHCDAILLSGNCILDESMLTGESVPVTKTPLPSKRDLIFDKTEHARHTLFCGTKVIQTRYIGSKKVLAFVINTGNITAKGELIRSILYPPPVDYKFEEDSYKFIQFLAIIACLGFIYTLVTKILRGTDPVKIAVESLDLITIVVPPALPAAMTVGRFYAQKRLKTSEIFCISPRSINVAGSINCCCFDKTGTLTEDGLDMWGVVPKSSTNQFQIPLKNLVRLPYDHFLFGMVTCHSITIVNGRMMGDPLDLKMFQSTGWKLEDSNNIPDTEKYGILYPTILRQPRVCLSEMAEPDSVSKSEIKRQSSVDDLLATVGISPAQKNFDHGIVREFPFTSALQRMSVVTRCLSDHVFNVYCKGSPEMLEKLCTTESLPDNYSQQLSEFANKGYRIIAIAFKALAPKMNYTKVQRLSREEVESNLEFLGFVILENRLKPDTTKVINALTSAKIRTIMITGDNILTAISVARDCGIVSASQAVITVHADPLGDSAIFQPNTTAPGAECNVDNGSHKHYKLQYTLDLGSKTSRAYLFKSSLNSNIFGRETPEFRANIAKTIFRMESTNSLVNESSSSYAESVLPTSDSLASVKTTDTWTHNEAAEVDAEIGIKHLQDESWRQQYIFAMDGKTWQIVKDHFPEEMEILLTRGSIYARMSPDQKQALVIELQNLDYCVAMCGDGANDCGALKVAHAGISLSETEASIASPFTSRNPTISAVLKVIKEGRAALVTSFGIFKYMAAYSLVQFISVMILYSIDSNLTDKQYLYVDLGLISIFAFFFGKTESFDGNLVEQVPLSSLISSTPLASLLLHLSVVTGFQVTCWIHLHQQQWFKPFKSADEDHLGCYENYTMFCMSSFQYIILAFVFSKGAPYRKPLWSNWPLCLAFIVNLCIIVYLVVYPSDWVTTFFQLIVPPTRFRYIMLAYGAAAFICHIFVESFLVEYLVFKKYQVQREKNWVTSKQKYMRLEHDISNIKNWPPIADVYEPNNFTDWETEQPTYVSLHAEQNHDTQLGKFPGFS; this is translated from the exons ATGACAGACCACAAAGGTTCAAAAG ATTCAAACCCATGTACTGGGCTATTAAATCCAGATCAGCAGGATCAAATGAAAGTATGCGGTTATCGTCGCTCCATATTGCGAACTGGTTTTTGCTGGGCATGTATCTTCTTAACTTGTGGTCTATTGCGCCTCGTGTTACATTGGTGGcgtcatttatatttatttgccacttGCTCTCAATGTTCATTGGAGGAGGCAGAACAGGTTTTGGTAACCGAGGATTATCAAGGAAAGCACAAAATGTACCACGTAAATCAAATTGAAGTCCTAAACTCAAGCAACCTTAA GACACTATTGGAAAAGGAACAGCAGACCACAGAAAGCACACATATAGGATGCGATCATGTAGAAAACGTCTTGCAACTGTCTGTTCATTTTAGCTCGGCGCAATTCAATA GATGCTCATCACTACGAATATTTCGCTGCAAGCAATTAGTCTATGCAtggaataataatataaatagttttcaaAGGATAAATGGTCTCGACCTAAATATTCCGTGTTCATATTATCACCAACAGCGTGGATTAACTTTAAATGAACAGATATCAAGACGAATTGTTTTTGGAGACAATGAGATAACTATACCATTGCGAGATTTGAAGACATTGCTGTTCTTAGAAGTACTTAACCCTTTCTAcgtttttcaattattttctgtAATTCTGTGGTTTACATATGATTATTACTACTATGCTTGCGTAATACTCCTGATGTCAATTTTTGGTATAactgtttctgttttgcaAACGAAAAAG aATCAGGATGTGCTCCAAAAAACAGTATACAACACTGGTAATGCTTTGGTTGTTGATCATAAAGGAATGTCCAAGGAGCTTCCAACGCGAGCGATAGTACCTGGGGATATCATTGAAATACCATCATCAGGTTGTACGCTGCATTGCGATGCCATCTTATTATCTGGAAACTGCATTCTAGATGAGTCTATGCTTACTGGTGAAAGTGTACCAGTGACCAAAACTCCTTTACCGTCGAAACGTGACttgatttttgataaaacAGAGCATGCCAGACATACACTTTTTTGTGGCACAAAGGTTATTCAGACTCGTTATATTGGCTCCAAAAAAGTATTGGCATTTGTAATAAACACAGGAAACATAACGGCAAAAGGAGAGCTTATACGTTCTATTCTGTATCCCCCTCCTGTTGACTACAAGTTTGAAGAGGATTCGTACAAATTTATCCAGTTTCTGGCAATAATTGCATGTTTGGGATTTATTTATACGCTTGTTACTAAA ATCTTGCGTGGAACGGATCCTGTTAAAATAGCAGTTGAATCACTGGACCTTATCACAATTGTAGTCCCACCAGCACTTCCAGCAGCTATGACAGTCGGTCGATTTTATGCACAAAAACGGCTAAAGACTagtgaaatattttgcatttctcCTAGATCTATAAATGTGGCAGGAAGcataaattgttgttgctttgaTAAG ACTGGTACTCTTACTGAAGATGGACTTGATATGTGGGGTGTTGTGCCCAAATCATCAActaatcaatttcaaattcctttaaaaaatttggTCCGATTGCCATACGATCACTTCCTTTTCGGTATGGTAACGTGTCATTCTATAACAATAGTAAACGGCAGAATGATGGGCGACCCCTTGGATCTAAAAATGTTTCAGTCTACAGGTTGGAAACTAGAAGATTCAAATAACATACCTGACACTGAAAAATATGGTATTCTTTATCCAACAATTTTAAGACAGCCTAGAGTTTGCCTTTCTGAAATGGCTGAACCAGACTCGGTATCTAAGAGTGAAATTAAGCGACAATCATCTGTAGACGATTTACTGGCCACTGTTGGAATCTCGCCAGCTCAAAAGAATTTTGATCATGGTATCGTAAGAGAATTTCCATTTACTTCAGCTCTTCAGCGGATGTCTGTGGTTACTCGTTGTCTTAGTGACCATGTATTCAATGTTTATTGCAAAGGTTCTCCTGAGATGTTAGAAAAACTGTGTACAACAGAAAGTTTACCAGATAATTATTCGCAACAACTATCAGAGTTCGCAAATAAAGGATACCGAATTATTGCCATTGCATTTAAAGCTCTTGCCCCCAAGATGAACTATACAAAAGTACAGCGGTTATCTCGGGAAGAGGTTGAAAGCAACTTGGAATTTTTAGGTTTTGTTATCCTTGAGAATCGCCTTAAACCAGATACTACTAAAGTTATAAATGCGCTTACCTCAGCCAAAATTCGAACTATAATGATAACTGGCGATAATATTTTAACTGCAATAAGCGTAGCTCGCGATTGTGGCATAGTGAGTGCCTCGCAAGCAGTTATAACAGTGCATGCAGATCCGCTTGGTGACAGTGCAATTTTTCAACCTAATACCACTGCGCCCGGTGCAGAATGTAATGTCGACAATGGTTCACATAAACACTACAAGTTGCAATACACTTTAGATTTGGGTAGCAAGACATCTCGGGCATATCTATTCAAATCAAGTTTAAATAGTAACATTTTTGGTCGAGAAACACCTGAGTTCAGGGCGAACATCGCAAAAACTATTTTTCGTATGGAGTCGACGAATTCATTAGTTAACGAATCGAGCTCCAGTTATGCAGAAAGCGTTTTGCCGACAAGTGATAGTTTGGCCAGTGTAAAAACTACAGACACTTGGACCCACAATGAGGCAGCAGAAGTTGATGCTGAAATTGGAATAAAACACTTACAAGACGAAAGCTGGCGCCAACAATACATATTTGCAATGGATGGTAAAACCTGGCAAATTGTAAAAGATCACTTTCCGGAGGAAATGGAGATTCTATTAACACGGGGTTCTATTTACGCCCGAATGTCGCCAGATCAAAAACAGGCACTGGTTATAGAACTTCAAAATTTGGACTATTGCGTTGCCATGTGCGGTGACGGCGCCAATGACTGTGGTGCGCTGAAGGTGGCTCATGCTGGTATTTCCTTAAGCGAGACTGAAGCATCTATTGCGTCGCCCTTTACTTCACGAAATCCAACAATTTCGGCGGTTTTAAAAGTCATTAAGGAAGGCCGCGCTGCGTTGGTCACATCGTTTGGTATTTTCAAGTATATGGCGGCCTATTCGTTAGTTCAGTTTATATCTGTTATGATTTTATATTCCATCGACTCCAATCTGACGGACAAGCAGTATCTTTATGTCGATCTTGGACTAATATCGATATTTGCCTTCTTTTTTGGTAAAACGGAATCGTTTGATGGAAACCTGGTGGAACAAGTGCCGCTCAGTTCTTTAATATCATCCACGCCATTAGCATCACTTTTACTACATCTTTCTGTTGTAACAGGATTCCAGGTGACTt GTTGGATTCATCTGCATCAACAGCAGTGGTTTAAACCTTTCAAGTCTGCGGATGAAGATCATTTAGGTTGCTATGAAAACTACACAATGTTTTGCATGTCCAGTTTCCAGTATATTATActagcttttgttttctccAAGGGTGCACCGTACAGAAAACCACTGTGGTCGAATTGGCCACTTTGTTTAGCatttattgtaaatttgtGCATTATTGTCTATTTGGTTGTGTACCCCAGCGATTGGGTTACCACCTTTTTTCAACTTATTGTACCTCCTACTAGATTTCGATACATTATGCTTGCTTACGGAGCAGCAGCATTTATTTGCCATATTTTTGTCGAGTCATTTTTGGTTGAATATCTGGTGTTCAAAAAATACCAAGTACAGCGAGAAAAGAATTGGGTCACGTCGAAACAAAAATACATGCGTCTAGAGCATGACAtatcaaatataaaaaactgGCCACCTATAGCTGATGTTTATGAACCAAATAATTTTACCGACTGGGAAACAGAACAGCCCACTTATGTGAGTTTGCACGCTGAACAAAACCATGATACCCAGCTTGGCAAATTTCCGGGATTTTCTTAA